The Polluticoccus soli sequence CCTGACTCCATGCAGGCTGTGGGAATTATACCCCATGTTGACAGAGTGTTTGTACATGCGTATGTAAACAATCCTGCAAACACCTTCAGTTATACACAAGGCCGACTGGAAGATTTTGGAAGCACGGACAAAACTGTACAGATCATACCGCTGTTCTCGTCAGAACAAAGCTTTCTTGGCCCATGGCTGGCCAACAATGCAGAGACCGCGGTATTCAGCCAATACATCAGCGCTTATAACAGCACATCAGGAAGCTGGAAAGCACACATAAACATTGGCGGATACCAATGGTTCAAATACACTACAATGCCTTACAAATGGCCAGCCCAGTTTGCACACAAAGGAGATGCAGCTACTGGCATTGAGACAATTGACGAAAACGAATTCCGCATAGGGGTGGGTAATGGTACACTGAACATCTTTACAACAGCGACACAACCTGCAGCAATAGCCATCTATGACCTGTCGGGGAGGCTGATGCAGAACAGTGCACTACAACTATCGGACGGCATGGCACAGCTGACACTTGCCAACAACACCCCGGGCATGTATGTAGTTATGATTGCCGATGCAAACACAGGCAGCTTATTGCACAGAGGCAGGATAGTAATACAATAAGTTTACTTATATAAGAAGAAAGGCAAGCCGTATAGCTTGCCTTTTTATTTTGAGTTAGATATTGAATGGTGTTTGAAACTCCTGCAGTGTCACAAAGGACTGGTCTCTGCGCGAGATAACAGGGTTAGCGACGCCCCAGTCAAAACCAATGCTATCGTGACGTATCCCTGTATCATGTTCCTGACTGTATTCCGAAGAAACAAGATAGTAGGTGATCGCATCATCAGTCAGTGCTTTGAAGCCATGCGCAAAGCCCTCGGGTATATAATAGGCTTTGTTATTAGCGGCCGATAATTCTTCGGCGTGGTAACGACCGTATGTAGGTGAGCCTTTACGCAGATCGACAATCACGTCAAGGATAGCACCCTGGGGACAGAAAACGATCTTCGAGTGATGATGCGGAGGCAATTGGAAATGCATGCCGCGAATCACGTCTTTTTTCGACAACGAAAAATAGCTTTCGCGCAGTTTGAACTCTAAACCTTTATGCAATAGCGCACTTTTATGAAAGGTCTTAATGAATGTACCGCGATCGTCGCCAAAAGCAGGCATGTCGATCACGTAAGCTCCATGTAATTCAAGTGGGTGAAAATGCCACATAAGTTTATCCCTCCGTGAAATATTGTTTTATTTGCTGAAGACATTTTGTGTTTGCATCCTCTCTGCTGGCATACCAATTGGCGGTCCATTCGATAGCCGTTTGGGCATCCAGCTTAGGTTGCCAGCCCAGCGAATCATGCGCTTTGCTGCTATCCAGAAGAAGCAACTTAGCCTCGTGCGGGGCCTTTACATTCATTGCCATTTTGTATGTACCCTTACCGAAACGAGTCAGGAATATCTTAACGAGTTCTTCCACCCTTAGCATATCACTCTCATTGGGACCGAAATTGAACGCAGTGCTCAATTCCACAGGTTGCTCCGTCATGCGGGCCGCCAATAGCAAATAAGCGCCTAATGGCTCGAGAACATGCTGCCAGGGACGAATAGAGTTGGGATTGCGCACACCAACCGATTCATCAAACTCCAGCGCACGAACTATGTCTGGTATAATGCGATCGTCTGAATAGTCGCCACCACCTATTACATTGCCTGCGCGTACTGATGCGATGGCTTTACGATGTTCATTGTAGTTGTCGGGATGGAAGAACGAACGGCGGTAAGAATCGATCACGATCTCTGCCGCAGCTTTGCTGGCAGCATAAGGATCATAACCACCAAGCTTATCATCCTCTTTAAATGCTAGTCCACGCTCCGGATTCTCATACACCTTATCGGTAGTGATCATCAGCGCAACACAAGGTTTAGGTAGTGAACGGATAGCTTCCAGTACATGTACCGTGCCCTGTGTATTTACCATAAAGGTATCTACAGGTTGATCATAGCTACGGCGTACCAGCGACTGGGCTGCCAAATGGAAAACAAAATCAGGTTCAAAACGTACCAGCTCGCCTTGCAACAGGTGCAGATCACGCAGGTCGCCAATAATGGAGTTATAACAAAGCTCATCTCCATCAATTTGGTTGTAGAGATCGTTTGTCTTTTCAGGCGCCAGCGAGTAGCCTTTTACATCTGCTCCCAGCCAATGCAGTATCTGTATCAGCCAGGCACCTTTAAATCCTGTATGACCTGTTACAAAAACACGCTTGTTAGCAAATATTGACCGTAGGTATTGTTCGTTTACCATTTCTTCCAAAGTGGTTGGGTTTCCCAAAGATGTTCCAGTTCTTCTTTATCGCGCAGGGTATCCATACACTTCCAGAAGTCGTGGTGTTTGTATGCGTTGATCTGGCGATCGCGCGCCAAATCGTCCATTGGCTTACGCTCCCACATCATATCTTCCATGTTACCATCGAGGTATTTAGCGATCTCAGGCTCTAATACAAAGAAACCACCGTTGATCCAGGTACCTGAATCAGCTGGTTTTTCTTCAAAACTTTCGATTGTACCATCATCCTCCATCTTAATGACACCAAAACGGCTCGTTGCCTGGATGGCGGTCATCGTACATATCTTGCCGCTGGCTTTATGGTATCTAACCAGTTCGTCCAGATTCACGTTACAAACGCCATCACCATAGGTAAGCATGAATGGTTCGTTACCAACATAAGGCAATACACGTTTCAGCCTGCCGGCAGTCATGGTATCCAAACCGGTATCGATCAGCGATACCTTGAACGGCTCGGCAAAATTGTTATGCACCTGCAACGAGTTATTCGACAGGTCGACAGTAATATCTGTATTATGCAGAAAATAGTTAGCGAAGTATTCTTTGATGATCCATCCCTTATAACCCAGGCAAATAATAAACTCAGTGTGGCCGTAAGCGGCATAGATCTTCATGATATGCCAAAGAATAGGTTTACCGCCTATCTCTATCATAGGCTTAGGTTTCAGCGACGTTTCTTCGGAAATACGGGTTCCGCGACCGCCGGCAAATATCACAACCTTCATCCAAGAGTATGTTTTATGTCAACAAAATAAAGCAAAGAAATTAATCCCGCGCTCAAATGTAAAGCACTGGCAGGCAAACTACACAACAAAAGCCATTATTATGACTCCCTTAACTTCTATTTGAGCGTGTAGTTTTTGGGGATGGTAAACGGGAAATCGGTAGGGAGGTCAAATTCCGCTGTATTGAAATTCATGTCCAGGTAATATGGTTCACCATTGTTGCTCAGGTTAATTGCCCTGCTGGTGGCAAATCTGTGGCCTGATACCATGTCGTAGTTACCATACTGGATCATGCCTTCAGTCTGATTATCCCTGGTACGCATCTGTAGCGAGCGCATGGTGCTATCCGTCTTATTATAACTCAGTAATTGCCTGATACCACCATCTTCAGTCTCGATACTCAGAGTACCTCCAAAATCGCTTGCGTCCAGCGGCTGGCCGGCCTGGGTGAGCGCGTCGCCCAATATCAGGTTTTGCATGATGCGGAAGTTGACCGGCGCGGGCAACAGCTTATTAGCCTGGCTAATGTGCATCTTGTAGGCTTCGCGCTGCAAGTAATTGATCAGGAAAATGCTGTCGGGCGTAATGTACACACGGGCTACGTTCACTATACCACCCAGCGCCGTCACGTTTACCCAGATGATCTTATCCTTTTGTATACGAATGTTGGCTGTAAACTCCTGCTTTTGGCCGGTACCGGCATAGTGCATCTTTGCCTTGCCACTAAAAGTGCTAAACGAAGTTGATTTTTGCCAAAGTGGACTAAGTGTATTAATAAGCGTTTGTTTTTCTGTGGATACACCAGACTCTGGGGTAGGACTCTTAATCACAACCTCCGGCTTTACTGCAGGCTTTGCACCCGGCGTATCAACGGTAACCAGGCCATAGCGCTTCATTTTTGAGGAATCGATGATCTTTACCTGCCTGCGCACCGGCTGCTTTCCCACCTTACACGATGCGAACAACGCTAGTATTGGCAATAACATCCACAACGTGGACTTACTCATATATCTTCCGGTCTTGTATTTTTTTATTGAGCTGTTCATTTTCGCTTCCCTTTTCCTTTGCTTTTTTCCATAGGTCGAGGGCTTTTTCCTGGTTGCCAATCTTAAATTCAACATCTCCCAAGTGATCAAAAAGGGTACCGTCGGCATTTTGCGGATCCGCGTCTATAGCTTTTTGCAAATATTCCTTTGCGGGGCCAAATTTACCTTGTTTATACAGTATCCATCCATAAGTATCCATGAATGTTGCCTGCTCCGGCGACAGTTCGAGGGATTTTTTCGACATCTTCTCGGCAGCATCTAAGCGCTGACCTCTTACTGACAAATAGTATGCATAGTTATTAAGCACGGTCGGATTTTCGGGCACCAATTTCAACGCAGTTTCAAACGCGCTATCTGATTCTGAATACTGCCGGGCGCTGTTATAAGCATCGCCCAGGTACATGTAAATCTCCGCCAGTTGCTGCTTGTCTTCTTCAGGCTGCATATCAGCAGCCCTGTTGAAAGACGTTACTGCTTTTGTGTAGTCTTTCTTATTAGTGTAACCAATGCCGTTCAGCATATGCAGCACTGCCTGGTTAGGAAACAACTTCAATGCTTTTTCGCTATACACGATAAGCGAGTCAGCGTATTTACGTTCTGAGTAGTTAAAGAGGAAATTTCGCCAAACGGGAAAACGTGAAGGATCGATAGCCAGCGATCGTTTATACTGCTCCTGCGCTTTTTCGCGCTCATTATTCATAGACAACAGATCTCCATAAACACCTAATACTTCGGGTTTGTCTTTGTAGTTATCGGCTATGTGTTTAGCTATATCAAGCGCTTCTTTGCGTTGTGCAGCATCGTTGCCGATCTCCTGCATGTAGTTGACCAATAAAACGAGCTGTGTTTCTGCATCGAACGCCTTATTTAAAAGCGCCTTGCGCACGTAAATCTTGTAGTTTGCCGTATCATTTTTCTTCTTGTAATGATCGGCAATGCCCAACTGTACCGCGGGATCGTCGGGGAACAACTGCTCCCCTTTCTTCAGAACCTCAGTGGCCTTTTCCGGTTGTTTATTGTTGTCATAAATATCGGCCAGCAATGAGTAAAACTTACCTTCTGAAGGATTCATGTCAATAAGCTCCTGCACCACTTTAGCAGCGCCTTCCACATCGTTCATTTTCAGATACAGCTGATATTTCTGCATCATCATCTCTTCATCGCGGTCGGTTTTTTCTATCAGCTTGTCAATGGCAGCCAGTGACTTTTTATAATCGCCGGCACGCTGATGCAACAACGATGATTTCAGGAGATAATCCTCATTAAATTTCTCTTCAGCAGCAAGTTTGTCGTATATCTCAGCCGACTGGGTATACTCGTTTTTGAATGCAAGTATCTCAGCATACTGAGCCCTGTACCATTTATTGTCTTGCTCCAGTGCAAGTGCTCGCCTTATGTTATCAACTGCTTTATCCGGACGGGCGGGCAGGTTTAAACGTGCCAGGTCGTAATATGCCCCGGCTGCATCAGGCTTTATTTTGATCACCTGTTCCAGCAGTCGTTCAGCTTCTGCGTTATCGCCTTTGATGCGTGCTTTTACCGCATCAAAATAGAGCGCGTCTGCTTCAACGCCTTTCAACCCGGCAACCGAGGGTGTTTCACCCGGTTCCTGGGCAGAAAGATTACCCGCGACCAGTAGATTAATTATTGCAAAAAGACAAACCTGTCTCCAGTGGCGAAATCCGATCATATTTGAGTTGAAAAGTCGCCCAGACTTAGTTCACGGGGCTTTTCACTGTAATTTACGCTTTTCCCCAACATAGAATTTTGCAGCTGCATATTTTTAACAATACTCTCCTGCCCTACTATGCTGTCGGTTATTCTTGAGTCTTCAACAACTGCTCCTTTTTCGAGAGAAACATAAGGTCCCACTACCGAATTTTTAATCACCACGTTTTCACCAATGTAGCACGGTGCTATGATCACAGAATTTTCCAGCCTGGCAGAGGCTGCTATCAATTGCTCGCTGTCTTTCTTAATGTCGAGTATACGACGGTTGGTATAAACTGTAGCGTCTTTGTTGCCACAGTCAAGCCATTCTTCAACCTGATCAGTATAGAACTTCATGCCTTTTTTCAGCATGTGGTCCATTGCGTCTGTAATCTGGTATTCACCTTTCAGCTTGATGTCCTCATCAATAAGACGTTGCAGCTCTTTTTTCAGGTTCTCACCATCTTTAAAATAGTATACGCCGATGATGGCCAGGTCTGAGACGAACTCCTTTGGTTTCTCTACAAATGCTTCGATCTCTCCGACATCGTTGAGCTTTACAACACCAAAAGCTGAAGGATCGTGTACCTTCTGTGTCCAAATGATGGCATCTTTATTGGTGTCGATGCTAAACGTGGCTTTGAACAGAGTATCTGCAAAGGCAATAAACACGTTGCCTTTCAGGCTGTCAGCTGCGCAGAGGATAGCATGTGCAGTTCCCTGTGGCTCGTGCTGATAGCATATTTTCCCTGTGGCGCCGAGACTTTGGGCTACAGACAACAAGTGCTTTTCAACATCAGGACCAAAGCTGGGACCAATGATGAAGGCGATCTCGTCTACTTTTTCATTGCTGGTAGCCAGGATGTCCTCCACCAATCGCTGCACGATAGCTTTACCGGCTATTGGGAGCAATGGTTTTGCTGTAGTAAGTGTATGTGGCCTCATTCGTTTGCCCATACCCGCCATTGGAATAATTATGTTCATCTTTTAAGAAGTATTCTAAATGCTGTTTAATTAGGTTATACAGTACCGGAGCTACCAAAGCCACCTGCTCCCCTAACGGTTTCTTCAAGTCCGTCAACAAGGTCCCATGAGGCATGCTCATAACGCGCAATAACCATTTGGGCTATGCGTTCGCCATCAGTTATAACCTGGGGCTCGCGCGATAAATTGATCATCGGTACCATGATCTCGCCGCGGTAGTCACTGTCGATAGTACCAGGCGTGTTTACAAGCGACAGGCCTCGCTTGATGGCGAGACCACTTCGCGGTCGGATCTGCGCCTCATAACCATGTGGCAACGCCATGTAAAGTCCTGTGGGAATAAGCCTGCGCTCCATAGGTTGAAGCGTTACCTGTTGAGGTAACCAAGCCCTGATATCCATACCCGCGCTGCCGGTTGTTTGATATTCCGGTAGCTCATGCGGCGATTTATTAACTATCTGCACCTTTATCACGGGCGCAAAGGTAATTTAAAAGCAGTATTGCTCAAACCGGAATATGTTATTGCAGTAATATGAATTGACTGCTGTTGTAGTAGCGTCCAGCGTAGGATAATAAGACATCGCTGCCTTCAAAAAAAATAAAGTCGGAATTGCTGAGCCGTTTCAGATGACGTCTAACCTCAGTCTTCGACACACCGGTTTCCCGGACAATTAGATTCACGTTTATCGGCATTTGCTGGTCACGACTGCTGATCAAGCGGATAGTCCCTAGAATTTCCCAAGGTGTTGCATTACATTTTGCCGACCATCTCATTTTTAGAAACGCCTGCAGCTTACTAATTACCGATATGAACCAATGTACCATGACAAAAACCAAAGAATAATAAATTGAAATCGCCTTATATGTTATTAATGGATGAGCTTACTATTTCTCATTCAATAAGTTACATAGAAAAGACTATGCCAGCCCGTAACAAAAGAGAAGGGCAGCCATGGCCGCCCTTCTCTTTTGTTATCAAGATGTTTTCTACCTGATAAGGTGGAAACTTCCTTTTTTCTTTCTTATTTCCTGGTCTTCGCACATATATTCAATAAAATACATGTAAGTTCCAGCATCTTGCATAACGCCGTTATATCTTCCGTCCCAGCTAGCCCCGTTCGATTCGGCTTTATAAACTACCTGTCCACGGCGATTAGCCACCATAAACGACAATACCCTTTGTTTGCCTGGTGTAATCAACCTGAACAGATCGTTATGACCATCTGAGTTCGGAGTGAATGCATCCGGCATCATCACATCACAGCATTCTTTTGGATTGGCATATACACTATCCATCGACGAACACTTGTTCAGCCACCTATCAGTAACCCGAAGTGTAACATAGCCCGGCTCGGGTATCTCTGCCTCTACTTCATTGGTACTGTTGTTCAGGAAGTATAATACAGGGCGCCAGTCATAGATATAGTCCGGATGCGCTTTAGCAGCCAGCTGCGAAACACCTCCTATACAGAAATCGTTCTTCAGTGAGATGGTGGCATCGGGATATGCCCGCACGAACACCGATCGCGTAAACTCTTTAACCGGACAAAGTCTATCACTCTGTATGCCGAGTTTTATTTGTTTTTCGCCGCCGCTGCTCCATGCAAGCTTAAGTGGACTTACATAGGTTGTATCAGTCACATCCTTTTCATCAACTTTCCAATAGTAGAATGCATTTTCTTTAGTGATATTCAGAGATACCGTATCACCAACACAGGCGTAAACCGACGAGGCCTGGAAGAAAGGTAAAGGGGCATTGCGCACAAAAACATAATCAGAATCTTCGGTCTTACAACCATATGCTTCTGCAACCACTTTTATCTTCTTCAACCCAGGATAATCCCAAATGGCTGTTATGCTGTCTGTGAGTTTGCCCTTCGTAATGCTGCCACCGGCATCAAGATCCCAATAGCAAAGCATGTTATTACCACCTGTTGTGTGCGTCTGGATGACTTCGGCTGTATTCTGACAAATTGTATCAGGCGCAGCGATGTGCGTTTCCATGAACGGAATAACCTTAATATTCACGGTATCATAGTCATAACAGCCCACGGTATCCGTTATCTTCAGATAGTAGTTAACACTACCTGAAAATGTCGCCGTAGGTGTAGCACAAGTGGTACAGCTAAGTCCTGCGGCAGGAGACCATTCATAAGTAAAAGGTCCGTTATTACCTGTAACCTTCGGATTTATCAGCATGCTACCAGTGCCATTGCAAAGCACGGTGTCGGGTGCATTACTTTTAATAATAGACGACCTAACTTCTGCATACAAGGTATCAGCACAACCATAACCCGGATAAGGAGTCAACACTACCGGATAAATACTGCTTGTAGCAGCATTCGAAACCGTGATAGTCTGAGTGGTGCCAACAATTGAAGCAAAACCTGGCGCATACCAGGTATAGGCCTGGAAACCTGGAGGTGCTTTGAGTGTTGCGCTACCAACCTGGTTACATTTATAGGTAAAACTTTCAAACAGTTTGCAATCGAGGTCAATATAGCCATAACCAAAGTGCGCACCCAGGGAACAATCCCCTGTAGCGAAATCCACAGCCACCGTTCCGCCGGAGTAGCTTGATAGATCAAGACTGGCAGTGGTCCACTCTTTATAGTAGACGTTTACATTGGATGCAGACTGTTTAAAACCCGGAATGGTAGAAGAAGCTACAAAATCAAAACTGGCACATGAAATAGGCGTACCCGTAGTTGAATCGTATGCCTTCACCTCAAAGCGAGGTTGTTCGCTAACCGCATGGTTGGGATCCTCAAATACCACCGCGTAATTGAATATGAGAATATACTTGGTTGTACTCGTCGGCACATGCACAAAATAGCGTGCGCGTTCGGCTTGAGACCCTGTTGAGTTGTTTCCCAGCTTCAAAGAATATGCCCCCCCGGGTGCAACGATCGGGAACCCACCGTACGGATCGGTAGCCGCTCCGTTAGTCAGCACATGCCTGTTGGCTACAGGGCCAGAAAGCGTAGGCGTACTAATCGGGCAACACGAGCCGGTATAAAACTGCCAGCTGTTCAGGTTACCATCCTCAAAATTGATATTGGGCGGGCAATTGACAGAAGTCTGCGCAAAGCCGAAGTATCCTACGTGTAATAATAACACGAGTAGGAAAGAACGTATAGAGATCATAGGAACGTGTTAAGATTAGGTAAATATAGCCATACATATGGAAATTTCCCAACAGAAATGTCCAATCCCAAAAATTTCCGTTTATACTTCTTAGTGAACTATGGATGCGACCAGCTTTTGCGTGTATTCATGCTGGGGATTGGTCAACACCTGGTCGACATTGCCACTTTCTACAACCTGACCAGCGCGCATAACTATCACGCGGTCGCTGATATAATGAACCACTGACAGATCGTGGGATATAAACAGGTAAGACAGATCAAACTCTGCCTGGAGCTCTTTAAGCAGGTTTAGTATCTGCGCCTGTACGCTAACGTCCAGCGCAGAAACGCTTTCATCACAGATCAATAGTTTTGGTCTTAGCGCCAGTGCCCGGGCAATACCTAATCGCTGGCGCTGGCCACCTGAAAACTGGTGCGGATAACGTTTATACGAGTCGGCAGGTAGCTGTACGAGGTCAAGTAGACGTTTTGCTTCGCCAACACGCTCTCGGGAAGGCACAATATTGTGCACACTTAACGGTTCTATCAGCATATCACCAACGGACATGCGAGGATTAAGCGAGGCAAATGGATCCTGGAATATCATCTGGATATCCTTTCTCACTTCGCGCCATTGAGCTGTAGAAAGAGATGCTAGATCTTTGCCATCAAAGATCATTTCGCCCTCACGCACGGGCAATAATCCCATGAGACTGCGGCTTACCGTGCT is a genomic window containing:
- a CDS encoding sugar nucleotidyltransferase; this encodes MNIIIPMAGMGKRMRPHTLTTAKPLLPIAGKAIVQRLVEDILATSNEKVDEIAFIIGPSFGPDVEKHLLSVAQSLGATGKICYQHEPQGTAHAILCAADSLKGNVFIAFADTLFKATFSIDTNKDAIIWTQKVHDPSAFGVVKLNDVGEIEAFVEKPKEFVSDLAIIGVYYFKDGENLKKELQRLIDEDIKLKGEYQITDAMDHMLKKGMKFYTDQVEEWLDCGNKDATVYTNRRILDIKKDSEQLIAASARLENSVIIAPCYIGENVVIKNSVVGPYVSLEKGAVVEDSRITDSIVGQESIVKNMQLQNSMLGKSVNYSEKPRELSLGDFSTQI
- the rfbF gene encoding glucose-1-phosphate cytidylyltransferase, with the translated sequence MKVVIFAGGRGTRISEETSLKPKPMIEIGGKPILWHIMKIYAAYGHTEFIICLGYKGWIIKEYFANYFLHNTDITVDLSNNSLQVHNNFAEPFKVSLIDTGLDTMTAGRLKRVLPYVGNEPFMLTYGDGVCNVNLDELVRYHKASGKICTMTAIQATSRFGVIKMEDDGTIESFEEKPADSGTWINGGFFVLEPEIAKYLDGNMEDMMWERKPMDDLARDRQINAYKHHDFWKCMDTLRDKEELEHLWETQPLWKKW
- a CDS encoding tetratricopeptide repeat protein; protein product: MIGFRHWRQVCLFAIINLLVAGNLSAQEPGETPSVAGLKGVEADALYFDAVKARIKGDNAEAERLLEQVIKIKPDAAGAYYDLARLNLPARPDKAVDNIRRALALEQDNKWYRAQYAEILAFKNEYTQSAEIYDKLAAEEKFNEDYLLKSSLLHQRAGDYKKSLAAIDKLIEKTDRDEEMMMQKYQLYLKMNDVEGAAKVVQELIDMNPSEGKFYSLLADIYDNNKQPEKATEVLKKGEQLFPDDPAVQLGIADHYKKKNDTANYKIYVRKALLNKAFDAETQLVLLVNYMQEIGNDAAQRKEALDIAKHIADNYKDKPEVLGVYGDLLSMNNEREKAQEQYKRSLAIDPSRFPVWRNFLFNYSERKYADSLIVYSEKALKLFPNQAVLHMLNGIGYTNKKDYTKAVTSFNRAADMQPEEDKQQLAEIYMYLGDAYNSARQYSESDSAFETALKLVPENPTVLNNYAYYLSVRGQRLDAAEKMSKKSLELSPEQATFMDTYGWILYKQGKFGPAKEYLQKAIDADPQNADGTLFDHLGDVEFKIGNQEKALDLWKKAKEKGSENEQLNKKIQDRKIYE
- the rfbG gene encoding CDP-glucose 4,6-dehydratase, which codes for MVNEQYLRSIFANKRVFVTGHTGFKGAWLIQILHWLGADVKGYSLAPEKTNDLYNQIDGDELCYNSIIGDLRDLHLLQGELVRFEPDFVFHLAAQSLVRRSYDQPVDTFMVNTQGTVHVLEAIRSLPKPCVALMITTDKVYENPERGLAFKEDDKLGGYDPYAASKAAAEIVIDSYRRSFFHPDNYNEHRKAIASVRAGNVIGGGDYSDDRIIPDIVRALEFDESVGVRNPNSIRPWQHVLEPLGAYLLLAARMTEQPVELSTAFNFGPNESDMLRVEELVKIFLTRFGKGTYKMAMNVKAPHEAKLLLLDSSKAHDSLGWQPKLDAQTAIEWTANWYASREDANTKCLQQIKQYFTEG
- a CDS encoding gliding motility-associated C-terminal domain-containing protein translates to MISIRSFLLVLLLHVGYFGFAQTSVNCPPNINFEDGNLNSWQFYTGSCCPISTPTLSGPVANRHVLTNGAATDPYGGFPIVAPGGAYSLKLGNNSTGSQAERARYFVHVPTSTTKYILIFNYAVVFEDPNHAVSEQPRFEVKAYDSTTGTPISCASFDFVASSTIPGFKQSASNVNVYYKEWTTASLDLSSYSGGTVAVDFATGDCSLGAHFGYGYIDLDCKLFESFTYKCNQVGSATLKAPPGFQAYTWYAPGFASIVGTTQTITVSNAATSSIYPVVLTPYPGYGCADTLYAEVRSSIIKSNAPDTVLCNGTGSMLINPKVTGNNGPFTYEWSPAAGLSCTTCATPTATFSGSVNYYLKITDTVGCYDYDTVNIKVIPFMETHIAAPDTICQNTAEVIQTHTTGGNNMLCYWDLDAGGSITKGKLTDSITAIWDYPGLKKIKVVAEAYGCKTEDSDYVFVRNAPLPFFQASSVYACVGDTVSLNITKENAFYYWKVDEKDVTDTTYVSPLKLAWSSGGEKQIKLGIQSDRLCPVKEFTRSVFVRAYPDATISLKNDFCIGGVSQLAAKAHPDYIYDWRPVLYFLNNSTNEVEAEIPEPGYVTLRVTDRWLNKCSSMDSVYANPKECCDVMMPDAFTPNSDGHNDLFRLITPGKQRVLSFMVANRRGQVVYKAESNGASWDGRYNGVMQDAGTYMYFIEYMCEDQEIRKKKGSFHLIR
- the rfbC gene encoding dTDP-4-dehydrorhamnose 3,5-epimerase produces the protein MWHFHPLELHGAYVIDMPAFGDDRGTFIKTFHKSALLHKGLEFKLRESYFSLSKKDVIRGMHFQLPPHHHSKIVFCPQGAILDVIVDLRKGSPTYGRYHAEELSAANNKAYYIPEGFAHGFKALTDDAITYYLVSSEYSQEHDTGIRHDSIGFDWGVANPVISRRDQSFVTLQEFQTPFNI
- the dut gene encoding dUTP diphosphatase, encoding MIKVQIVNKSPHELPEYQTTGSAGMDIRAWLPQQVTLQPMERRLIPTGLYMALPHGYEAQIRPRSGLAIKRGLSLVNTPGTIDSDYRGEIMVPMINLSREPQVITDGERIAQMVIARYEHASWDLVDGLEETVRGAGGFGSSGTV
- a CDS encoding T9SS type A sorting domain-containing protein; translation: MGKHLLIVLAMITQFATNAQSYKGLYVDNLAKIIKNKKSTDSLLNYAQKNNYTTLSLYDLYPIHQQNNLTSVAGSKVLANFIKLAKTKYGIQQVAAVGENFWFFNTIIHAYNQLHNFSTERIDVYNLEFEFWNTSPAMASYICNNYLTPNNLPCTVQGAYTFYISELQKIHALAQTDGCVTETYIGWPDSMQAVGIIPHVDRVFVHAYVNNPANTFSYTQGRLEDFGSTDKTVQIIPLFSSEQSFLGPWLANNAETAVFSQYISAYNSTSGSWKAHINIGGYQWFKYTTMPYKWPAQFAHKGDAATGIETIDENEFRIGVGNGTLNIFTTATQPAAIAIYDLSGRLMQNSALQLSDGMAQLTLANNTPGMYVVMIADANTGSLLHRGRIVIQ
- a CDS encoding DUF4292 domain-containing protein; the encoded protein is MSKSTLWMLLPILALFASCKVGKQPVRRQVKIIDSSKMKRYGLVTVDTPGAKPAVKPEVVIKSPTPESGVSTEKQTLINTLSPLWQKSTSFSTFSGKAKMHYAGTGQKQEFTANIRIQKDKIIWVNVTALGGIVNVARVYITPDSIFLINYLQREAYKMHISQANKLLPAPVNFRIMQNLILGDALTQAGQPLDASDFGGTLSIETEDGGIRQLLSYNKTDSTMRSLQMRTRDNQTEGMIQYGNYDMVSGHRFATSRAINLSNNGEPYYLDMNFNTAEFDLPTDFPFTIPKNYTLK